In Microvenator marinus, one genomic interval encodes:
- a CDS encoding sulfatase family protein — MRNKEVFAWLGFAAVLSGCQPKPSQVDVIDSPDTRATQESPETAQAEVVPEKPPEPVIPKVKEPFRVAFDLVANKPLAHRFDPSANAYLVDASGLDFVRYIHGNHPGEWSLDVDMDGRKGAALSKKRIGKIWAPSPVEGEGIIAMEVFAASKTKLKLEVNSEETQELALEEGWQKVEFASKSLKGENEIRLIFSGMGRIAKVLSGGGLASLSIGAKASETAPLALEQAAIQLGTQSGLSYHLWALKESKLAFSAKPSECDLKLEWFGEKEGGVVSIGVETLDLEKGLDSYVTPPVFDEVVRLHVQAAGECGGVELDKAELVVEGAPIARPDVPKPKRIVFWLIDTLRADYLPIHFETNVRAPNLKRLAAEGASFKLAYVQGNESKTSHASLFSAMYPSKHGVVGRGSLKPHHEIMSEAIKAQGYKTLASVSNGYVSGPWGFEQGWDFYKNNIRQELRIDGKSMAKEGLEWSIENAEKPFFLYLGTIDPHVTYREHEDIIGNYDTTPYSGRFKRACYGEDLGQIKNGSLKVTERDKERIINLYKNEIEFNDRSFGELRAGLEEAGLWEDTMVVVTSDHGDEFWEHGSVGHGHSLYQDQVHVPFIVYYPPLIPAGTVVEAGVDVLDMYPTIVDAMRAERPENLQGKSVLPLIFKEHADYPEPSIATQYKLHYAMQMQEWKLYLRRGEYQLYDRKADSLELKDVAKDHPLASRWLLDSMGWFRPYRTEWDKQSWGVASRLSPEFLELASKAKRN, encoded by the coding sequence ATGCGAAACAAGGAAGTTTTTGCGTGGCTGGGCTTTGCGGCCGTATTGAGCGGTTGTCAGCCCAAGCCCTCTCAGGTCGATGTAATTGACTCTCCGGATACGAGAGCAACACAGGAGAGTCCGGAAACGGCACAGGCCGAAGTGGTGCCTGAAAAGCCTCCGGAACCCGTCATACCCAAGGTCAAGGAGCCGTTTCGGGTGGCCTTCGATCTGGTGGCCAATAAGCCGCTTGCTCATCGGTTTGACCCTTCAGCCAACGCTTATCTCGTGGACGCTAGTGGTTTGGACTTCGTGCGCTACATCCACGGAAATCACCCCGGGGAGTGGAGCCTAGACGTAGACATGGACGGTCGAAAGGGTGCGGCTCTGAGCAAGAAGCGCATCGGGAAGATTTGGGCACCGTCACCCGTCGAAGGTGAGGGAATCATCGCGATGGAGGTGTTTGCTGCTTCGAAGACCAAGCTCAAGCTTGAGGTCAACTCCGAGGAAACTCAAGAGTTAGCCCTTGAGGAAGGTTGGCAGAAGGTGGAGTTTGCCTCCAAGTCTCTAAAGGGAGAAAATGAGATTCGGCTTATCTTCTCTGGGATGGGACGGATTGCGAAAGTCCTCTCTGGTGGTGGGCTAGCTAGCCTCAGCATCGGAGCAAAGGCCTCTGAGACGGCTCCTCTCGCGTTGGAGCAAGCGGCGATTCAGCTCGGCACCCAAAGTGGTCTCTCGTATCATCTCTGGGCTTTGAAGGAGTCTAAGCTCGCCTTTTCAGCCAAGCCTTCCGAATGCGATTTGAAGTTGGAGTGGTTTGGCGAAAAAGAGGGCGGCGTAGTCTCGATTGGCGTTGAGACTTTGGACCTTGAAAAGGGGCTCGATTCGTACGTGACCCCTCCGGTTTTTGACGAGGTGGTACGTCTACACGTTCAGGCGGCTGGTGAATGCGGAGGTGTGGAGTTGGACAAGGCCGAGCTTGTGGTCGAAGGCGCCCCAATCGCTCGGCCAGATGTTCCAAAGCCTAAGCGAATCGTTTTTTGGCTCATCGACACTTTGCGCGCCGATTACCTTCCCATCCACTTTGAGACTAATGTCCGCGCTCCTAATCTCAAGCGACTCGCAGCCGAAGGTGCAAGTTTCAAACTCGCCTACGTGCAAGGCAATGAGTCAAAGACCTCTCATGCTTCGCTCTTCTCGGCCATGTACCCCAGCAAACATGGTGTTGTCGGCAGAGGAAGTCTGAAGCCGCATCATGAGATTATGTCTGAAGCCATCAAAGCTCAGGGTTACAAGACACTAGCGAGCGTCTCGAACGGCTACGTCTCAGGTCCGTGGGGCTTTGAGCAGGGATGGGATTTCTACAAGAACAACATCCGGCAAGAACTGCGTATAGACGGAAAGTCGATGGCTAAAGAAGGCCTTGAGTGGTCGATTGAAAACGCGGAAAAGCCGTTTTTCCTCTATCTCGGTACCATCGATCCCCATGTCACATATCGTGAACACGAAGATATCATTGGAAATTACGACACCACGCCGTACTCAGGCCGATTTAAGCGCGCCTGTTATGGCGAGGACTTGGGCCAAATTAAAAATGGGTCTTTAAAGGTCACTGAGCGAGACAAAGAGCGAATCATCAATCTCTACAAGAACGAGATTGAGTTCAACGATAGGTCATTTGGGGAGCTCCGGGCTGGCCTGGAGGAGGCTGGTCTCTGGGAAGACACCATGGTGGTCGTTACCTCTGACCACGGCGACGAGTTCTGGGAACATGGAAGCGTCGGACACGGTCATTCACTCTATCAGGATCAGGTCCACGTGCCGTTCATCGTGTACTATCCACCCTTGATTCCTGCAGGAACGGTGGTCGAAGCGGGTGTGGACGTGTTGGACATGTACCCAACGATTGTGGATGCGATGAGGGCGGAGCGCCCCGAAAACCTTCAAGGCAAAAGCGTGTTGCCATTGATTTTCAAAGAGCATGCGGATTACCCGGAGCCCTCGATCGCCACGCAGTACAAGCTTCATTATGCGATGCAAATGCAAGAGTGGAAGCTCTACCTTCGACGAGGTGAGTACCAACTCTACGATCGCAAGGCAGATAGCCTTGAACTAAAGGATGTGGCCAAGGATCATCCGTTGGCCTCTCGTTGGCTCTTGGACTCGATGGGATGGTTTAGACCCTATCGAACGGAA